The Ignatzschineria rhizosphaerae genome contains a region encoding:
- a CDS encoding cytochrome C assembly family protein has translation MTLVTLNIGLYLLSTLFLLCALCKKGQNWCLQLSFVTLIAGILSQGTLLSYQIAQGDFEQVSAIEALSVAVFIMLLIIIPYVRRHLNTAIGLTFFATIVQALSLFHTNEVSFSTPSPWLSAHILTSIVAYAILLMASIQALLVYLRDRALKQKKSITHKLPPIMRMELLLFRLLLIGFIVLTISLLTSFAFFDQWFSPHFIHKTVLTGLAWILYGGILFAHHYYGLRGKAATKFILLTAIILLLGITGTRLIQEYMFAEPL, from the coding sequence ATTATGCGCTCTTTGTAAAAAGGGGCAAAATTGGTGTTTACAGCTGAGCTTTGTCACGCTAATTGCCGGTATCTTATCGCAAGGAACTCTTCTAAGCTACCAAATTGCTCAGGGCGACTTTGAACAAGTAAGTGCCATAGAAGCGCTCTCAGTTGCCGTATTTATCATGCTACTGATCATTATTCCCTATGTTAGAAGACATTTAAATACCGCTATAGGGCTCACCTTTTTTGCCACAATCGTGCAAGCCCTTTCACTCTTTCATACCAACGAAGTGAGCTTTAGCACCCCTTCTCCTTGGCTAAGTGCGCACATTTTAACCTCAATTGTCGCTTATGCAATTCTTTTAATGGCTTCTATTCAAGCACTTTTAGTCTACCTAAGAGATCGAGCATTGAAGCAAAAAAAATCAATAACGCACAAATTACCACCAATTATGCGGATGGAGTTACTGCTTTTTAGACTCCTTTTAATCGGTTTTATTGTGCTAACTATCAGTTTATTAACCAGTTTTGCATTCTTCGATCAATGGTTTAGCCCACACTTTATCCATAAAACGGTATTAACAGGGCTTGCGTGGATCTTATATGGAGGCATACTATTTGCCCATCATTATTATGGATTACGAGGAAAAGCTGCAACCAAGTTTATTCTCCTTACCGCCATTATTTTACTGCTTGGGATTACCGGTACTCGCTTAATTCAAGAATATATGTTTGCCGAGCCTCTTTAA